From a region of the Luteolibacter arcticus genome:
- the drmC gene encoding DISARM system phospholipase D-like protein DrmC produces MNPFIDLSPTQLQNLHAAFQHGSLKYGVTTEGLIQQGLSTAQSTRIDQFLKERDFPAAAVAAIIEAVSQTRANSTILALAQTLVITGPAIPGEQILSTGSRFIEIVQHAKRELMLATFALYQGDQILAPIHEAMERNHGLEVTLILNIPRRYGDTTLSEEIIASFRNEFFGKHWPWPERPKVYFSPASLHLTVAERSSMHGKFLIADEERCFITSANFTEAAQRRNIEVGVELSGSLEPTKLSGYFKSLIREGKLTRLA; encoded by the coding sequence ATGAATCCGTTCATCGATCTCAGCCCTACACAGCTTCAGAACCTCCATGCCGCCTTCCAACATGGATCACTCAAGTATGGCGTAACCACAGAGGGCCTTATTCAGCAAGGGCTCTCAACGGCTCAGTCCACGCGCATTGATCAATTCCTGAAAGAGCGCGATTTCCCCGCTGCTGCGGTGGCTGCAATCATTGAAGCTGTGTCGCAGACTCGCGCCAATTCGACGATCCTTGCGCTTGCTCAGACCTTGGTAATCACCGGTCCGGCCATTCCCGGAGAACAGATCCTCAGTACAGGATCGCGTTTCATCGAAATTGTCCAACACGCGAAGCGCGAGCTCATGCTCGCAACCTTCGCCCTCTATCAAGGCGACCAGATCCTTGCGCCAATTCATGAGGCAATGGAGCGGAATCACGGTTTAGAGGTCACCCTGATTCTCAATATCCCCAGGAGATACGGCGACACGACCCTCTCAGAAGAAATCATCGCTTCATTCAGAAACGAGTTCTTCGGGAAGCACTGGCCATGGCCTGAAAGACCCAAAGTCTACTTCAGCCCGGCTTCGCTGCACCTGACGGTGGCGGAGCGTTCCTCCATGCACGGAAAATTCCTCATTGCGGACGAGGAGCGATGTTTCATCACGTCCGCGAATTTCACCGAAGCCGCGCAAAGGAGAAATATAGAAGTGGGCGTAGAACTCTCGGGCTCACTTGAGCCGACAAAGCTGAGCGGTTATTTCAAGTCGTTAATCCGAGAGGGGAAACTGACCAGATTGGCATGA
- a CDS encoding recombinase family protein, whose protein sequence is MNAGTDIPTIADPLFKVAAYVRMSTEHQKYSTSNQMDVIREYAFRRGMGIVQIYSDEGKSGLRIKGRDALARMIADVESGRKEFSSILVYDVSRWGRFQDADESAHYEFICRRRGIAVHYCAEQFENDGSMMANMNKMMKRVMAGTYSLELSAKVFQGACRLIQMGYKQGGTAGFGLRRMLVDQSGQPKGLLKMGEHKSIQTDRVILVPGPDDEVNEVKWIYMAFVQDRLTESEIAAALNTRGILTDFGRRWNRATVHQVLTNEKYVGNNIYHRTSFKLKAKHVRNLPDQWIRADDAWPAIVEMDVFRSAQAIILQRSEKLSDDEMLEKLKALVGRHGRISGILIDEEEEMPSSSAFRHRFGSLVKAYSLIGYSPHIDYTFIEDNRAIRAMRPELFGTVISQLKEVGAGVVLDEKTDLIFVNGELRVSIVLCRHFTTARGSSRWLIRLDAGLRPDLTIAVRLSPGNQSIQDYYLLPTLDMTLADIGRRLADDNRIELDAYRVDDLWSFFRMAERVRIKDLL, encoded by the coding sequence ATGAATGCTGGTACTGACATTCCGACAATAGCTGACCCGCTCTTTAAAGTGGCGGCATACGTGCGGATGTCCACCGAGCACCAGAAGTATTCGACCAGCAACCAGATGGACGTGATCCGGGAATATGCCTTCCGGCGGGGAATGGGGATCGTCCAGATCTACTCGGACGAAGGGAAGAGCGGTCTCCGGATCAAAGGGCGTGATGCCCTGGCAAGGATGATCGCCGATGTTGAATCCGGGAGGAAGGAGTTCAGTTCGATTCTTGTCTATGACGTTAGCCGATGGGGCCGCTTCCAGGATGCGGACGAAAGCGCCCACTACGAATTCATCTGCCGCCGGCGGGGGATCGCCGTGCATTACTGCGCCGAGCAGTTCGAGAACGACGGCAGCATGATGGCCAACATGAACAAGATGATGAAGCGGGTGATGGCCGGCACCTACAGTCTGGAGCTTTCCGCGAAGGTTTTCCAAGGAGCGTGCCGCCTAATCCAGATGGGCTACAAGCAGGGCGGGACGGCCGGCTTTGGCTTGCGCCGAATGCTGGTCGATCAGAGTGGTCAGCCAAAAGGCCTCCTGAAAATGGGCGAGCACAAGAGCATCCAAACCGACAGGGTGATTTTGGTCCCTGGGCCTGACGACGAGGTCAACGAGGTGAAGTGGATCTACATGGCCTTCGTGCAGGACCGGCTCACCGAATCCGAAATTGCCGCAGCGCTTAACACCCGGGGAATTCTGACGGACTTCGGGCGCAGGTGGAATCGGGCGACCGTTCACCAGGTGCTCACCAATGAGAAATATGTCGGGAACAACATTTATCACCGCACGTCTTTCAAGTTGAAGGCCAAACACGTCAGAAACCTTCCAGACCAGTGGATCCGCGCGGACGACGCCTGGCCCGCCATCGTCGAGATGGATGTCTTTCGTTCCGCCCAGGCGATCATTCTGCAACGCAGTGAGAAGCTGTCAGACGATGAGATGCTGGAGAAACTGAAGGCCTTGGTCGGTCGTCATGGGCGAATTTCGGGCATCCTAATCGATGAAGAGGAGGAAATGCCTTCCAGCTCAGCCTTCCGCCATCGATTCGGAAGCTTGGTAAAGGCGTATTCTTTGATCGGCTACTCGCCCCACATCGACTATACCTTTATCGAGGACAACCGGGCGATTCGTGCGATGCGCCCCGAACTTTTTGGGACGGTAATTTCACAATTGAAGGAGGTCGGAGCTGGCGTGGTTCTCGACGAGAAGACAGATCTTATCTTCGTCAACGGTGAGCTTCGTGTTTCCATCGTGCTATGCCGGCACTTCACCACGGCCCGCGGTTCGTCCCGCTGGCTGATCCGGCTCGATGCTGGCCTCCGTCCAGATCTTACGATTGCGGTCAGGCTCAGCCCTGGAAATCAGTCCATTCAGGATTACTACCTGCTTCCCACTCTCGACATGACGCTTGCCGATATCGGCCGACGGCTCGCGGACGATAACAGGATCGAATTGGATGCTTACCGGGTGGACGACCTCTGGTCCTTTTTTCGAATGGCGGAGAGAGTCAGAATCAAAGACCTATTATGA
- a CDS encoding integrase core domain-containing protein, whose amino-acid sequence MLDLIFHSCVYTIRHSETLRVSVKAGGSGTFEEARRWVAAVTLLSEAKAAGQLLPVLFAHAEDTSSGVTCWAVIDSLELHDSGTRVHLLRDECLNTHLFWDIPDAQSKLDRWQKDYNEDRPHGSLGSLSPAEFAKQQKQRAYAGKT is encoded by the coding sequence ATGCTCGATCTCATTTTTCACTCCTGCGTCTATACCATTCGCCATTCCGAGACACTTCGTGTCAGTGTCAAGGCTGGCGGCAGCGGCACCTTTGAGGAAGCTCGCCGCTGGGTTGCGGCCGTGACTTTACTTTCAGAGGCGAAGGCAGCTGGCCAACTTCTCCCCGTGCTCTTCGCCCATGCGGAGGACACTTCGTCAGGTGTCACTTGCTGGGCGGTCATCGATTCTCTCGAACTTCACGATTCAGGAACTCGGGTCCACTTACTTCGAGACGAGTGCTTGAACACGCATCTGTTCTGGGATATCCCCGACGCGCAGTCGAAACTCGACCGCTGGCAGAAGGATTACAACGAGGATCGGCCGCACGGCAGCCTCGGATCACTGTCACCGGCCGAGTTCGCCAAGCAGCAAAAACAACGAGCATACGCCGGGAAAACTTGA
- a CDS encoding ATP-dependent nuclease, producing MRVSQLTIKRFRGIREATLLLPNHCVLIGDNNIGKTTILEALDLVLGPDRLSRQPPIDEHDFFRGHYRHTPPAEPAAPQGEGAAAPVPETPLAADAPAVTGVPATEGEETTEVATAQEDPIKIEIEATICDLNDDQKGRFGDYIEFWDSNLCKLYTEANPEGVDPGHISEALRVTFHGRYDEGEDDFEGATYFTRSLTEDDRPAVFSKRHKQICGFLYLRTVRTGSRALSLERGSLLDIILRLKEVRPKMWEATLNELAALQVAADAALGISPVLHSINAALKKYVPKEWGIEPHLKVSNLTREHLRKVITAFIATGEGSHAAPFYRQGTGTLNMLVLAMLSLIAADKQNVIFAMEEPETAIPPYAQKRIVHEVRKLASQTIFTSHSPYVLEEFAIDETVILTRDADGHLTKKDLLLPENVKLKRYRQQFRTRFCEGLLARRVLVAEGTTETAAFPAACRHLEELHPTRYTSLEALGICVVDADSESNIAGIAKLYRGLGKQTFAICDRQEEANQALIEAQVDLLLMHDQHGFEDLILAGTTEAALKRFARLIEWPTHLATQYPLRLDQPLEAMRAYFIATKGNGGIADFLAQCTEAETPAWIKEAAVRLKDFCQPPAAAEAPEAPEAPEAPEAPPEIEPDVG from the coding sequence ATGCGAGTCTCCCAACTCACGATCAAACGCTTTCGAGGAATTCGAGAGGCCACTCTCCTATTACCCAACCATTGCGTTTTGATTGGAGATAACAACATTGGCAAGACGACGATCCTCGAAGCGCTGGATCTGGTTCTCGGCCCCGATCGTCTGAGCCGGCAGCCGCCCATTGACGAACATGACTTCTTCCGCGGTCACTATCGCCACACGCCACCGGCGGAACCCGCCGCTCCGCAGGGGGAAGGCGCGGCCGCGCCCGTTCCCGAAACACCACTTGCCGCCGACGCACCGGCCGTCACCGGCGTCCCCGCTACAGAAGGAGAGGAGACGACCGAAGTCGCGACAGCGCAGGAAGATCCAATCAAAATTGAGATCGAAGCGACCATCTGCGACCTCAACGACGACCAGAAAGGGCGCTTCGGCGATTACATCGAGTTCTGGGACTCGAACCTTTGTAAGCTTTATACAGAGGCCAATCCTGAAGGCGTCGATCCCGGCCATATTTCCGAAGCGCTGCGGGTGACCTTCCATGGCCGGTATGACGAAGGTGAGGATGACTTCGAAGGCGCCACCTATTTCACTCGCAGCCTGACCGAGGATGATAGGCCCGCGGTCTTCAGCAAGCGGCATAAACAGATCTGCGGGTTCCTCTACCTGCGCACGGTTCGAACCGGCTCCCGCGCGCTCAGCCTCGAACGTGGCAGTCTCCTAGACATTATTCTTCGGCTAAAAGAGGTCCGGCCCAAAATGTGGGAAGCGACCTTGAACGAACTTGCCGCCTTGCAGGTGGCCGCCGATGCGGCTTTGGGCATTTCGCCGGTGCTGCACAGCATCAACGCCGCGCTGAAGAAGTACGTTCCGAAGGAGTGGGGCATTGAACCCCACCTCAAAGTTTCGAACCTCACGCGCGAACACCTGCGCAAGGTCATCACCGCCTTCATCGCCACCGGTGAAGGTAGCCATGCCGCTCCATTCTACCGGCAGGGCACCGGTACCCTCAACATGCTGGTGCTGGCCATGCTGTCGTTGATCGCCGCCGACAAGCAGAACGTCATCTTCGCGATGGAGGAGCCGGAGACCGCGATTCCGCCCTACGCCCAAAAGCGCATCGTCCACGAAGTCCGCAAGCTCGCTTCGCAGACCATCTTCACCTCCCATTCGCCCTACGTATTGGAAGAGTTCGCCATCGACGAGACTGTGATTCTCACGCGCGATGCCGATGGCCATCTCACGAAGAAAGATCTTTTGCTGCCGGAAAATGTGAAGCTCAAGCGCTACCGCCAGCAGTTCCGGACGCGCTTTTGCGAAGGGTTGTTGGCCCGCCGCGTTCTGGTGGCGGAAGGGACAACCGAAACGGCCGCCTTCCCGGCCGCTTGCCGTCATCTCGAAGAACTCCATCCCACGCGCTACACATCATTGGAGGCGTTGGGGATTTGCGTCGTGGACGCGGACAGCGAAAGCAACATCGCAGGCATCGCCAAGCTTTACCGGGGATTGGGGAAGCAGACTTTCGCGATTTGTGACCGGCAGGAGGAAGCGAACCAAGCATTGATCGAGGCCCAAGTTGACCTCCTGCTGATGCACGATCAGCACGGTTTCGAAGATCTAATCCTCGCCGGCACCACCGAGGCGGCCCTCAAGCGGTTTGCGCGTCTGATTGAGTGGCCTACACACCTGGCGACCCAATATCCGCTTCGGCTCGACCAACCCTTGGAGGCGATGCGCGCCTACTTTATCGCGACGAAAGGAAACGGGGGCATCGCCGATTTCCTCGCCCAATGCACCGAGGCGGAGACTCCCGCTTGGATCAAGGAGGCGGCGGTCAGGTTAAAAGACTTCTGCCAGCCGCCGGCGGCCGCCGAAGCGCCGGAAGCGCCGGAAGCGCCGGAAGCGCCGGAAGCGCCACCCGAAATCGAACCGGACGTCGGCTGA
- a CDS encoding plasmid partitioning protein RepB C-terminal domain-containing protein, with translation MSDTKKIEAKVAFGMSRLMLPLDRILPIRQVDTTGKKFARYRSIVRSIPETGIIEPLVVYPQKAAKGSYILLDGHYRLAACRELGIAEVECIVASDDESYTYNAKVNRLAPIQEQRMILKAIKSGVPVERIAAALNRNEGDIRASLKITDGLCQEVVNLLKDKQLAPGTLKLLKRVVASRQIEIAELLTAANNYTKPYAEALVLGTPKEKLVDKSAPKPRKIKPQELHRMEVEMESLQKEYKVCEQTFAGNMLQLTLFRGFLKKLLANPKVERFLKNRHAGLHQELSEIAASETIC, from the coding sequence ATGAGCGATACGAAGAAGATAGAAGCCAAGGTAGCGTTCGGGATGTCCCGCTTGATGCTGCCGCTCGACCGGATCCTTCCGATCCGGCAGGTTGATACGACGGGAAAGAAGTTCGCTCGATACAGGTCGATCGTGCGATCGATTCCGGAGACGGGAATCATCGAGCCTTTGGTCGTGTACCCCCAGAAGGCAGCAAAAGGCTCCTACATCCTCCTGGACGGACATTACCGGCTGGCAGCCTGCCGCGAGCTGGGAATCGCCGAAGTGGAGTGTATCGTAGCATCCGACGATGAGAGCTACACCTACAATGCCAAGGTCAACCGGCTGGCTCCAATCCAGGAACAGCGCATGATTCTGAAAGCGATTAAGAGCGGGGTGCCGGTTGAGCGCATCGCAGCCGCACTTAACAGGAACGAGGGAGATATCCGGGCGAGCCTGAAGATAACCGACGGTCTCTGCCAGGAGGTTGTGAACTTGCTGAAGGATAAGCAGCTCGCCCCCGGAACATTGAAGCTGTTGAAGCGCGTCGTTGCCAGCCGCCAAATCGAGATCGCCGAGCTACTCACTGCCGCCAACAACTACACTAAGCCCTACGCTGAGGCTCTGGTTCTGGGCACTCCGAAGGAAAAGCTTGTCGATAAATCAGCTCCAAAGCCACGGAAGATCAAACCGCAGGAACTCCACAGGATGGAGGTCGAGATGGAATCACTTCAAAAGGAATACAAAGTATGCGAGCAGACGTTCGCGGGGAACATGCTCCAGCTGACATTGTTTCGTGGGTTCCTGAAAAAGCTTCTCGCCAATCCTAAAGTTGAGCGATTCCTCAAGAACAGGCATGCGGGCCTGCACCAAGAGCTCTCCGAAATCGCTGCGAGCGAGACGATTTGCTGA
- the drmB gene encoding DUF1998 domain-containing protein, producing the protein MSIQQLRSSQLITTFGTGAMVDLPDAAIIVSGPDHWTYREDQIADHLIREPRLSRRVAEYLNEVFSYTLPDVELRRPPRMRESLQYQGLTPAVTGWKFPEWYVVQKIEDHGGAKARRLVGKHLLERDGKYRDIQGKTHKVVPIRFVRACESGHVDDIDWLAFVHHRTARNCPKAMQGLYLLERGNSGALSDIVVSCECGEARTLAAAQKDQHSLLNCSGRRPWLGPLSREQCGRTSRLLVRSASNAYFPQLYSVISIPERSSALAAVLRKFESDLQIVTSIEILAMARQLNGALHASLGGRSNEEVFDALQTLRTDTSQQDVSAKTLEFGAFTGPVDPIENDQHDGDFLIRHLPPELWKDDALLADCLQQVVLVDRLREVVAQVGFTRFEAPGKRLDGELDMDLNITPAPLAKDKINIIPAFENRGEGFFLHFRPEKIDEWMAKPAVQDRAEILRSGSALYAEAKQRDPNQFHGAAYYLLHTFAHLLIQRISLECGYPTSSIKERIYCNPAVGHYGILLYTGTSDAEGTLGGLVEAAKSLRGIFHATLESSSICSADPVCSHSRPDGNNPSHWLLGSACHCCTHLPETCCEQMNQYLDRALVIPTLEGLGSEFFPTAGT; encoded by the coding sequence ATGTCCATTCAGCAACTCCGATCCAGCCAACTGATCACGACGTTCGGCACTGGTGCCATGGTGGACTTGCCGGATGCGGCAATCATCGTCAGCGGGCCGGACCATTGGACCTACCGCGAAGATCAGATCGCCGACCACTTGATCCGGGAACCGCGTTTGAGCCGGCGAGTGGCCGAGTATCTCAACGAGGTTTTCAGCTACACGCTGCCTGATGTGGAGTTGCGCCGGCCGCCACGCATGAGGGAATCGCTTCAATACCAAGGGCTGACACCGGCGGTCACGGGATGGAAATTTCCCGAGTGGTATGTAGTTCAGAAAATCGAAGATCACGGCGGAGCGAAGGCTCGGCGTCTGGTGGGCAAGCATCTACTGGAAAGGGACGGAAAGTATCGCGACATCCAGGGCAAGACGCACAAGGTGGTGCCGATCCGATTCGTAAGGGCTTGCGAAAGCGGTCATGTGGATGACATCGACTGGCTCGCCTTCGTGCACCACAGAACGGCGAGGAATTGTCCCAAAGCGATGCAGGGCTTGTACCTCCTGGAGCGAGGCAACTCTGGAGCGCTCTCCGACATCGTGGTCAGTTGCGAATGCGGTGAAGCTCGGACGCTCGCCGCCGCACAGAAGGATCAGCATTCGCTCTTGAACTGCAGCGGAAGACGACCGTGGCTCGGCCCCCTTAGCCGCGAACAGTGCGGTCGGACCTCTCGTCTCCTCGTCCGTAGCGCGAGCAACGCGTATTTCCCCCAGCTCTATTCCGTCATCTCGATTCCCGAGAGATCGTCTGCGTTGGCCGCGGTCCTCCGGAAGTTCGAAAGCGACCTACAGATCGTCACTAGTATCGAGATTCTTGCCATGGCAAGGCAGTTGAATGGAGCCCTTCACGCGAGCTTGGGAGGTCGCTCCAATGAAGAAGTTTTCGACGCTCTCCAAACACTGCGAACCGACACCTCCCAACAGGACGTCAGTGCGAAGACGCTGGAATTCGGAGCGTTTACCGGCCCCGTTGATCCCATAGAGAATGACCAGCATGACGGGGACTTCCTTATCCGCCATCTGCCTCCCGAACTGTGGAAAGATGACGCTTTGCTCGCGGATTGTCTCCAGCAGGTCGTCTTGGTGGATCGCTTGAGGGAAGTCGTCGCGCAGGTCGGCTTTACCCGTTTCGAAGCACCCGGCAAACGCTTGGACGGCGAGCTGGATATGGATCTCAACATCACTCCAGCCCCGTTGGCGAAGGATAAGATCAACATCATACCGGCGTTCGAGAACCGAGGAGAAGGATTCTTCCTGCACTTTCGTCCCGAGAAGATCGACGAGTGGATGGCGAAGCCCGCCGTTCAGGACCGCGCAGAGATCCTCCGATCCGGAAGCGCGCTTTACGCCGAAGCAAAACAACGGGACCCAAACCAGTTCCATGGAGCGGCGTATTACCTTCTCCACACGTTCGCCCACCTCCTGATTCAGCGGATTTCCCTAGAGTGTGGCTATCCTACCAGTTCCATCAAGGAACGTATCTACTGCAACCCAGCAGTCGGCCACTACGGCATCCTGCTCTATACCGGCACATCGGATGCTGAGGGCACTTTGGGCGGCTTGGTCGAGGCGGCAAAGAGCCTCCGTGGGATCTTTCACGCCACTCTGGAAAGCTCTTCGATCTGTTCCGCCGATCCTGTCTGCTCGCACTCAAGACCGGACGGAAACAACCCGAGTCATTGGCTACTCGGCAGCGCCTGTCACTGCTGCACCCACTTACCGGAAACCTGCTGTGAGCAGATGAATCAGTACCTCGACCGTGCTCTCGTCATTCCCACGTTGGAAGGCCTGGGCAGCGAGTTCTTCCCCACGGCAGGAACATGA
- a CDS encoding ParB/RepB/Spo0J family partition protein — protein sequence MNTEVVCIPIERIRVANPRYRDKRKFAVVVDSIRKSGLKKPIQVTERVGKPGEDPSYELVCGQGRKEAFESLGFTEIPAIIIKADKETSMLMSLVENMARRTATPQDLVDEILRLKALGYSNAEVGRKLDISDGAVSGLMTLNSSGEERLIYEAMSGKIPVGTAIEIARAETPEQQRAFLEAYENGHLNQANIRTVRRVLAQRNAFSKKLSGYAGATRYRTADGIVDTLKKETQRQKSLIRKTQICEARRVFVVEAFRNLLADEDFTTLLRAEGLDSMPKELNEQITSKP from the coding sequence ATGAACACGGAAGTTGTATGCATCCCGATCGAGCGAATCCGCGTTGCCAACCCTCGCTACCGCGACAAGCGGAAATTCGCGGTTGTGGTGGATAGCATCCGGAAATCGGGTCTGAAAAAGCCGATTCAGGTTACGGAACGGGTCGGAAAGCCAGGAGAAGATCCATCCTACGAACTTGTCTGCGGCCAGGGACGAAAGGAGGCGTTCGAGAGCCTAGGCTTTACGGAAATTCCCGCGATTATCATCAAGGCCGACAAGGAGACCAGCATGCTCATGAGTCTGGTTGAGAACATGGCGAGACGCACAGCGACACCCCAGGATCTTGTCGACGAGATCCTGCGACTGAAGGCATTGGGCTACAGCAATGCCGAAGTAGGCCGCAAGCTCGACATCTCGGATGGAGCTGTAAGCGGTCTGATGACCTTGAACAGCTCGGGCGAGGAGCGCCTGATCTACGAGGCAATGAGCGGCAAGATACCGGTGGGCACCGCAATCGAGATCGCGAGGGCGGAGACTCCTGAACAACAGCGAGCGTTTCTAGAGGCCTATGAGAACGGTCACCTGAATCAGGCAAACATCCGGACGGTCCGAAGGGTGCTCGCGCAACGAAACGCATTTAGCAAGAAGCTCAGCGGTTACGCCGGAGCGACGCGCTACCGGACGGCAGACGGCATCGTCGACACTCTGAAGAAGGAGACCCAGAGGCAGAAATCGCTGATACGAAAGACGCAGATCTGCGAAGCACGGCGGGTCTTCGTGGTGGAAGCGTTCCGGAACCTTCTGGCGGATGAAGACTTCACCACCCTGTTGCGTGCCGAGGGCCTGGATTCCATGCCCAAAGAGCTGAATGAGCAAATCACCTCCAAACCCTGA
- a CDS encoding DUF6431 domain-containing protein, whose product MSKGAIFAEGLHSGHMVHGKGWKNALDEWFLKLKMRGSKPRIGRMQILARLGDSPETYVREKLHAAAMPPACCPNCQCSRRLQALGYYERGITSSGTPHYLRFQVRRFRCMSCRRTTSVLPDFSQPYRLIANHIIGSYFRGRSTSGSQQWSFLLNRYWNRFSDWLPLLAPKVRKDFRLRIPDDVPDRAWACLESGLGEIGIVTRELTIRSRITLFGAYLCHQPGRSKNEIIGIHTTVLLRVGKDPPD is encoded by the coding sequence ATGTCCAAGGGTGCGATCTTCGCCGAAGGTCTTCACTCGGGGCACATGGTTCACGGGAAGGGGTGGAAGAACGCGCTCGATGAATGGTTTCTGAAGCTTAAAATGCGCGGCTCTAAACCACGTATCGGACGAATGCAGATTCTGGCCAGATTGGGAGACTCTCCTGAAACCTACGTTCGCGAGAAGCTTCATGCGGCGGCAATGCCTCCTGCATGCTGCCCCAACTGCCAATGTTCCCGACGACTGCAAGCGCTCGGCTACTACGAGCGAGGGATTACTTCGTCAGGCACGCCACATTACCTTCGCTTTCAGGTTCGGCGATTTCGGTGCATGAGTTGCCGGCGCACCACCAGCGTCCTCCCTGATTTCTCCCAGCCTTATCGTCTGATCGCGAATCACATCATCGGCAGCTACTTCCGTGGCAGATCGACATCGGGCTCCCAGCAATGGAGCTTTCTGCTAAACCGCTATTGGAACCGCTTTTCGGATTGGCTCCCGCTACTCGCACCGAAGGTTCGGAAGGATTTTAGGCTGAGAATCCCTGATGATGTTCCTGACCGTGCTTGGGCCTGCCTAGAAAGTGGCCTCGGTGAAATTGGAATCGTCACCCGAGAACTGACGATCAGGTCCAGAATCACGCTGTTTGGAGCCTACCTTTGCCATCAACCAGGTCGTAGCAAAAACGAGATCATCGGCATCCACACAACTGTATTGTTACGCGTCGGAAAAGATCCGCCAGATTAG
- a CDS encoding restriction endonuclease subunit S, protein MRIYFSDLAEFAFPCPPIEERHQIARILDTAADELALLRRQRNALGLQKRSLMQRLLTGKLRGSL, encoded by the coding sequence ATCCGCATCTATTTCTCAGACCTTGCGGAGTTCGCATTTCCCTGCCCGCCCATCGAAGAACGACACCAGATCGCCCGAATTCTCGATACTGCCGCTGACGAGCTCGCGCTCCTCCGCCGCCAACGCAATGCTCTCGGCCTGCAAAAGCGCAGCTTGATGCAGCGCCTTCTAACCGGAAAGCTGCGAGGCAGCCTGTGA